One region of Arthrobacter sp. StoSoilB22 genomic DNA includes:
- a CDS encoding polysaccharide biosynthesis tyrosine autokinase: MSLAGLAVGGGVSIAAKPTYTAETQLFVAIQSSGSVQELQQGNTFSQARVQSYVKTVATPVVLQPAIDALGLDITPKELSQRVKTSSDLNTVLINIEVSDSSPVQAAAIAQAISSSLVNAVDTLERPKAGGTSPISLSVISPAVAPTSPSGPNTKLNLAVGLLVGLASGLGIAALRSLLDTRIKSEVDLRAVSDEPLLGGIAFEADAEKKPLLTQAAFQSPRAESFRQLRTNLQFANVSGHAKSFVVTSSLPGEGKSTTAINLAISLAEAGQSVCLIDADLRRPMVAEYLGLERSAGLTTALVGSADVNDLLQPWGANDLYVLASGQIPPNPSELLGSDDMRVLIQRLESVFDTLIIDAPPLLPVTDAAVLSQHAGGVVVVVGAQKTRSQDLTKSLAALQLVEANILGVVLNRLPTKGPDAYAYSYANYESHRPADETTPMRGSKVFPAALVNNSVPRTPQTSTSSVGADQESKRSSVS; the protein is encoded by the coding sequence ATGTCGCTAGCAGGACTAGCCGTGGGTGGCGGGGTTTCCATCGCAGCGAAGCCGACCTACACAGCTGAAACTCAACTGTTCGTTGCCATCCAGAGCTCCGGATCCGTTCAGGAACTGCAGCAAGGAAACACCTTCAGTCAGGCTCGTGTTCAGTCGTACGTAAAGACAGTTGCAACACCAGTCGTCTTACAGCCGGCCATTGATGCTCTGGGCTTGGATATTACGCCCAAAGAACTGAGCCAGCGGGTGAAGACTTCCTCCGATCTCAACACCGTACTAATCAACATTGAAGTATCAGACTCCTCACCGGTTCAGGCTGCGGCCATTGCCCAGGCTATATCCTCAAGCCTTGTCAATGCTGTTGACACCCTTGAACGACCGAAGGCCGGAGGAACTTCCCCCATCAGCCTCTCGGTCATTTCGCCTGCGGTTGCTCCAACGTCCCCTTCAGGCCCCAATACGAAACTGAATCTAGCCGTTGGCCTTCTGGTCGGTTTGGCCTCCGGCTTAGGGATTGCCGCACTTCGCTCTCTGCTCGACACCCGGATCAAGAGTGAAGTGGACCTCCGGGCAGTTAGCGACGAGCCCCTGCTCGGTGGCATAGCGTTCGAAGCCGATGCTGAAAAGAAACCACTACTCACGCAGGCCGCATTTCAAAGCCCTCGCGCAGAGTCCTTCCGTCAACTGAGAACTAACCTGCAGTTCGCGAACGTTTCTGGTCACGCTAAGAGCTTCGTCGTAACATCCAGCCTTCCTGGCGAGGGCAAGAGCACTACTGCCATTAATCTAGCGATCTCCTTGGCAGAGGCGGGACAGAGTGTTTGCCTCATAGACGCTGACCTCCGGAGACCCATGGTTGCCGAATATCTCGGCCTCGAGCGAAGTGCGGGCTTAACAACAGCGTTGGTGGGCTCAGCTGATGTTAATGACCTACTACAGCCTTGGGGCGCAAACGACCTGTATGTACTCGCCTCGGGACAGATACCTCCGAACCCCAGTGAACTGCTGGGCTCCGATGATATGAGAGTCCTCATACAGCGCTTAGAGAGCGTCTTCGATACGCTGATCATCGATGCGCCACCCTTGCTGCCAGTAACTGACGCGGCAGTTCTCTCCCAACACGCCGGGGGTGTCGTAGTCGTCGTAGGAGCGCAGAAGACGAGATCCCAAGACCTAACCAAGTCGCTAGCAGCTTTGCAACTCGTCGAAGCGAACATTCTCGGGGTCGTACTCAATCGCCTTCCGACCAAGGGGCCGGATGCATATGCCTACTCCTACGCGAACTATGAAAGCCACCGCCCCGCTGATGAAACCACTCCGATGCGAGGCTCGAAAGTCTTCCCGGCCGCACTCGTCAATAACTCTGTGCCTCGCACCCCCCAGACATCAACGAGCTCAGTAGGCGCCGACCAAGAGTCGAAGCGTTCCAGCGTCAGCTAA
- a CDS encoding glycosyltransferase family 4 protein, whose protein sequence is MPTAQKRQPKVARTLIVVPWLEGGGAQGALEGILGQLPVQDSTLLILFGGNRNHDPVKKLVHKTIELGLPRNPLGVLKAALQIRGYVRDSNRIYSLMRGSHLVLGLLPARAFAGRRLAASFHQLPSTDSVGIQGKVEDVLVKRGVRRAGLITAPSNRAVRELIGAGFGDSRTVKIEHNIIKSVANPPVPPRTGTLESVRLVFAGRISKQKGLDRLPELLKNVKVPVHIRCLGDGEEKRSVTDLHKNLNPIHTFEVLSHVDDVASHLDWSDAVIMPSRWELNPLVVWEARARGRATIGSRIEAFQDLEKNGPMWLFGDANEFEEIVSTLATRPDVRVMAFDEALESSQNLNTRSSIVDYLGS, encoded by the coding sequence ATGCCTACGGCACAAAAACGGCAGCCGAAAGTGGCACGCACCCTAATCGTTGTGCCTTGGCTGGAAGGCGGAGGTGCCCAAGGTGCCTTGGAGGGAATTCTTGGTCAGCTTCCGGTTCAAGACTCGACATTGCTAATCCTGTTTGGCGGCAACCGCAATCATGATCCAGTAAAAAAACTAGTCCACAAAACGATCGAGCTGGGTCTTCCAAGGAATCCACTGGGAGTCCTGAAAGCCGCCCTGCAGATCCGCGGATACGTCCGCGACAGCAACCGCATATATTCACTCATGCGTGGTAGCCATCTGGTGCTTGGCTTGCTGCCCGCCCGAGCCTTTGCAGGTAGACGTCTTGCAGCCAGCTTCCACCAACTGCCATCCACAGACTCAGTTGGCATCCAAGGCAAGGTTGAAGACGTACTAGTGAAGCGTGGTGTACGGCGTGCCGGACTGATCACGGCGCCATCCAATCGCGCTGTGCGGGAATTGATTGGCGCAGGATTCGGCGACTCGCGGACTGTCAAAATCGAACACAACATCATAAAATCAGTGGCCAATCCACCAGTTCCACCTCGGACCGGCACTTTGGAATCCGTGCGTCTTGTGTTCGCAGGCAGAATCTCGAAACAAAAAGGCCTTGACCGCCTCCCAGAACTACTGAAAAACGTTAAAGTACCGGTTCATATCCGATGCCTCGGCGATGGTGAGGAAAAGCGAAGCGTCACTGACCTGCACAAGAATCTAAATCCCATCCATACCTTCGAGGTCCTTTCCCACGTGGACGATGTGGCATCACATCTGGACTGGTCCGATGCGGTGATCATGCCGAGTCGCTGGGAACTGAACCCCTTGGTCGTTTGGGAAGCCCGCGCACGAGGACGGGCCACAATCGGAAGCCGCATCGAGGCTTTCCAGGACCTCGAAAAGAATGGCCCGATGTGGCTATTTGGAGATGCGAATGAGTTCGAAGAAATCGTATCGACGCTCGCAACTCGACCTGACGTTCGAGTCATGGCCTTTGACGAAGCGTTGGAATCATCACAGAACCTGAACACGAGGAGTTCAATTGTCGACTACCTGGGAAGCTAG
- a CDS encoding polysaccharide pyruvyl transferase family protein, which translates to MDNADFRVIASEASAFEGDEYVQWRDRFLSKSTRIPRRAAMLATGFLGPCNEIKELAEQADLIVAVGGGYLRGGSIGPAIKSWGAHYGQLKLAARYGHKAIYLSQSIGPFKGVYKRAVARQLAKIRTVCVRDDRSLSEFASVASVLRMPDLAVLELARQPRPSGVSTPLSDDPVIVARELSRPRRYYELLDEASKSKQFEWALQSTGGGNDDLPLTQRLGTRTPRPMAEVLADESPRIVVSTRLHGALSSLIAGFPAIHLSYERKGWGAYEDIGLDDFVLNARDATLAQVDALMQRILGNPDAFWSLIETKKAEIRSTENYLLDVISSVVNGSQQSATRSWEAS; encoded by the coding sequence TTGGACAACGCAGACTTCCGCGTAATAGCTTCTGAGGCAAGCGCCTTTGAAGGTGATGAATACGTCCAGTGGCGTGATCGCTTCTTGAGCAAGTCCACACGCATTCCCCGTCGTGCAGCGATGTTGGCAACCGGCTTTCTTGGACCCTGTAATGAGATCAAAGAGCTAGCAGAACAAGCGGATCTCATCGTCGCAGTCGGCGGAGGATACCTTCGTGGCGGTAGCATCGGCCCAGCCATCAAGAGCTGGGGCGCTCACTACGGCCAACTTAAATTGGCTGCTCGGTATGGACATAAAGCTATTTACCTCTCGCAGAGCATAGGCCCTTTCAAGGGGGTTTATAAGCGTGCAGTAGCGCGCCAACTGGCCAAAATACGGACGGTCTGCGTTAGGGACGACAGGTCCCTGTCGGAGTTCGCAAGCGTAGCGTCTGTTTTAAGAATGCCAGACCTAGCTGTTCTCGAGCTTGCTCGCCAACCCAGGCCTTCAGGGGTATCCACCCCTTTGTCGGACGACCCTGTAATCGTCGCACGTGAACTTTCGAGGCCTCGCCGCTACTACGAACTTCTCGACGAGGCTAGCAAATCCAAGCAGTTCGAGTGGGCCCTTCAATCGACGGGTGGGGGCAATGACGATCTTCCTCTGACTCAGCGCCTAGGCACAAGAACTCCGCGCCCAATGGCTGAAGTCTTGGCCGATGAATCGCCGCGCATCGTTGTTAGCACCCGCCTGCATGGCGCACTATCATCACTGATAGCCGGCTTCCCTGCGATCCATCTCAGTTATGAACGAAAAGGGTGGGGTGCATATGAGGACATCGGCTTAGATGACTTCGTACTAAATGCACGTGATGCGACACTGGCTCAAGTGGACGCGCTCATGCAACGAATACTTGGGAATCCAGACGCTTTTTGGAGTCTCATCGAGACAAAAAAGGCTGAAATCCGTTCAACGGAGAATTACCTGCTCGACGTCATTTCTTCCGTTGTAAACGGATCACAGCAGTCGGCCACCAGATCCTGGGAGGCTTCGTGA
- a CDS encoding glycosyltransferase, producing the protein MGGGVQNAISKYTHLLASDQHIVFGRPRPGESAGEFAANTRVIEYSGSLINYLLKVRTLVKSERPDVVHIHSSFAGLARLLAPTTSPLVYSPHCYAFERRDKSRVWQKALRLAEQILAVRPQTLVAVSPHEARLGSLLNSRMPVHFVPNAVPKMSAAVGKDERPSVTMVGRIGWQKDPNLFAEVAELVGGNIDFVWVGDGDPEMKKRLLEAGVRVSGWVSPEQARRKVAASHLYVHTGAWEAAPISAIEAATLGTPVIARAIPTMSSLGYYTVAEPAHRIAESIRTFFSDPGHKQLVTEMTEAVARKHTVEDARRILVSAYDSAIGTHQHRRSQGA; encoded by the coding sequence ATGGGCGGAGGTGTTCAGAACGCAATCTCGAAATACACCCATCTTCTGGCCTCTGACCAACACATCGTTTTCGGACGGCCCAGACCTGGTGAATCTGCGGGTGAGTTTGCGGCCAACACGCGTGTTATCGAGTACAGCGGCTCACTGATCAACTATCTGCTAAAGGTTCGCACCCTAGTAAAGAGCGAACGCCCCGACGTCGTACATATTCACTCCAGTTTCGCAGGCTTGGCACGATTACTGGCACCTACAACGAGCCCGCTAGTCTACTCCCCACACTGCTACGCATTCGAGCGCCGTGACAAGTCACGAGTATGGCAGAAGGCATTAAGGCTGGCGGAGCAGATCCTGGCCGTCCGTCCACAGACCTTGGTTGCAGTCAGTCCGCACGAGGCCAGACTGGGTTCACTGCTCAACTCTCGCATGCCTGTTCATTTCGTGCCCAACGCAGTTCCCAAAATGAGCGCTGCCGTTGGGAAAGACGAACGCCCAAGCGTAACAATGGTGGGCCGAATCGGATGGCAAAAGGATCCCAACCTATTCGCTGAGGTAGCCGAGCTAGTAGGCGGCAATATTGATTTCGTTTGGGTCGGTGACGGAGACCCCGAAATGAAAAAGCGGCTGCTTGAGGCTGGAGTCCGGGTCAGCGGGTGGGTAAGCCCCGAACAGGCTCGCCGCAAAGTGGCGGCATCCCATCTTTATGTCCACACAGGGGCCTGGGAAGCTGCGCCGATCTCAGCAATTGAGGCGGCCACCCTCGGCACTCCGGTCATCGCACGGGCCATCCCCACTATGAGCTCCCTGGGCTATTACACAGTTGCCGAGCCCGCTCACCGGATTGCCGAAAGCATCAGGACTTTCTTCTCGGATCCGGGCCACAAGCAGCTCGTAACTGAAATGACGGAGGCGGTCGCTCGGAAACATACCGTAGAGGATGCCCGCCGAATCCTCGTGAGTGCGTACGACTCCGCCATAGGAACGCACCAGCATCGCCGCAGCCAAGGGGCATGA
- a CDS encoding glycosyltransferase family 2 protein translates to MKGTFMKISVITIAWNDVEGLKKTIASVKSQSWPDIEHIVVDGGSTDGTAEYLASQDGSLQWVSEKDDGRYDAMNKGAGMATGSVLWFLHSSDTFHSSESASFVASKYAETDFEWGYGLSNIVRETSSIGVGGQVPFEHARFLIGGRIIPHQATVFSRKLFWEVGGYDTKFGLTADQLFMMECSMRSLPAVWTEVLCDFDALGAGSTRNAWAHYKDMIRARSVANVRVTRSAKIDSALSVFFAGFTMLERLLRRPLRRAEPRQLTGDAS, encoded by the coding sequence ATGAAAGGCACCTTTATGAAAATTAGTGTTATTACTATCGCATGGAACGATGTCGAGGGCCTCAAGAAGACAATTGCCAGCGTGAAGAGCCAGTCATGGCCTGACATCGAACATATTGTCGTTGATGGTGGGTCAACGGATGGTACTGCTGAGTATCTGGCCAGCCAGGATGGGTCTCTTCAATGGGTAAGTGAAAAAGATGATGGCCGCTACGATGCCATGAATAAGGGCGCAGGGATGGCCACGGGTTCCGTACTATGGTTCCTCCATTCTTCAGATACATTCCATTCTTCGGAATCTGCATCATTTGTGGCATCCAAATATGCTGAGACGGACTTCGAATGGGGCTACGGACTCAGCAACATCGTTCGGGAAACCTCATCCATCGGCGTTGGAGGGCAAGTACCGTTTGAACACGCACGTTTTCTAATTGGCGGACGCATCATCCCTCATCAGGCCACAGTTTTTTCTCGCAAGCTGTTCTGGGAGGTCGGAGGCTACGATACTAAATTCGGACTGACCGCCGATCAGTTGTTCATGATGGAGTGCTCCATGCGCTCCCTGCCAGCGGTGTGGACCGAGGTATTATGTGACTTCGACGCACTAGGGGCTGGTTCCACCAGAAACGCTTGGGCTCACTATAAGGACATGATTCGTGCCAGAAGTGTCGCGAATGTCCGAGTCACCCGATCGGCCAAGATTGACAGCGCGTTATCCGTATTCTTTGCAGGTTTCACGATGCTTGAACGCCTACTGCGGAGACCCCTCCGGAGGGCTGAGCCGAGGCAATTGACGGGAGACGCATCTTGA
- a CDS encoding glycosyltransferase family 2 protein: MTAVDIVTVVIPAYNSQDTIRRAIDSCRAIQGCRILVVDDGSTDATASVARDAGAEVIAQTNAGASQARRTGISHSTTEFIALLDADDELIPAGVTESLRMLQSDAELCVVGGRVIGVDPSGREQLLKRHYRNVSTEDLLATGFGPWPPAAAVMRRSAFDRSASLFIPSLETRYAEDYELIIRLSMVGQVGMHNEPATRYRLYAGKSSHAPTAAITDKEAIRTHYAFATGAKVELMSPAEIKGAAYTRAARSAWANNRKTSAALWTLRSIAAAPRLLPGKLLKRIWRPAAIRQ; this comes from the coding sequence TTGACCGCCGTAGATATAGTCACCGTAGTAATACCTGCCTACAACTCGCAGGATACGATTCGTCGAGCAATTGATAGCTGCCGCGCGATACAAGGATGCCGAATCTTGGTTGTCGACGACGGCTCCACGGATGCGACAGCATCTGTCGCCCGAGACGCTGGAGCTGAGGTGATCGCGCAAACCAACGCCGGCGCATCCCAAGCTCGCCGTACTGGAATTAGCCACAGCACTACAGAGTTCATTGCCCTGCTAGATGCAGACGATGAACTCATACCTGCGGGCGTGACCGAATCACTCCGAATGCTTCAGTCGGACGCTGAACTGTGCGTGGTAGGCGGACGGGTGATTGGAGTCGATCCCAGCGGTCGCGAACAATTGCTCAAGCGCCACTACCGGAACGTGTCAACGGAAGACTTGCTCGCTACGGGGTTCGGACCTTGGCCGCCAGCTGCAGCTGTGATGCGACGGTCAGCCTTCGACCGCTCAGCTAGCCTTTTTATTCCTTCCTTGGAGACACGCTATGCCGAGGACTACGAATTAATAATCCGTCTGTCCATGGTTGGGCAAGTTGGAATGCACAATGAGCCAGCGACGAGATACCGGCTTTATGCAGGCAAATCCAGTCACGCACCAACGGCAGCTATAACGGACAAAGAGGCGATCAGGACGCACTATGCCTTTGCTACTGGCGCAAAAGTGGAGCTGATGTCGCCTGCGGAAATCAAAGGCGCAGCGTACACTCGGGCCGCCAGATCTGCATGGGCAAACAACCGGAAGACGAGCGCGGCCCTGTGGACACTTCGATCAATTGCGGCTGCCCCAAGGCTGTTGCCGGGCAAGCTTTTGAAGCGGATTTGGCGTCCTGCCGCCATTAGGCAATAG